TTCGGCGCGGCGACGGAGGCGTCCTACTTCGCGCCGGAGCCGACGGTCGTCTTCGGGCCGGGCGCGCTCGCGGACGAGGAGGGACCGGTGGCCCACGCCCGGCGGGAGTACGTCAGGCGGAGCGAGGTCGAGCGCGCGGGCGAGATCCTCCGGGAGGCGGTGACGACGCTGCGGGGATGAGCGGCGAGTACCCGACTCCGACCTCGATTTCCAGACCTACGACGCCCCGACGCGGGTCTCCTGTCGAACGTAGACGCCGATGAACCCGCCGAGCGCGCCGAGGAGGGCGGCGACGAGCGCGACGGCGAGGAACGCGCCGACGACGAGCGCGACGCCGACGGTCCCGACGAGCGGCGTGAGGGTGTCGATCACCGGGACGAACGTGAGGACGCCGCCGAGAAACAGCAGCGCGCCGACGAGCGGGAGGGAGGCGAACACGCCCGACAGCGCCCCGACGCTCGCGCCGGCGCGGCGGTCCCCGCGCTGGAGGTACCCCGCCACGGCCCCCCCGATGACGGGCGACAGCGGAACGAACGACAACACGACGGTCACGATCGCGCCGATAACGGCGTTAAGCAACGTCTCACCCTCTGCCATCGTCTCGCAATTGACGTCCACCTACATAAACGTCCGTCGGACGCGACGGTCCGGACCGACGTTCGCTCCGGCGCTGCGCTTCGACGTGATCGGTGAAGGCACAGAAACGAACGAAGAGGGAGGACGGTCAGAGGCGTCCCCACGATCCTGAGTATCGGCCCACGCACTCGCATCCGTCCGCATCCCTCGGTTTCCCCCACCTGTGGGGCCTCGTCCGGGCGTCGGAGCGAGGCTCGGACGGTCGATGCGACCGGCGTACCGTGCCGATACCCGTTCGTAACGCCTCGGGGGCGGCGGGTACTTCTTTGGGTTGTCCTGTAAAGGTGATTTAAGTAGCGATTCGGACGATACTGCCGCGAGCGTGCGCTCCGGCCGTCCGCGCACCTCCCCAAGAAAGGTCGTGACCCCCGGAGTCGGTGAACCCCGGCGTCCGACGGCTCGAACGTCCCCACGATGCGACGTGAGGGCGGTCCGCCCGTGCGCCTCCCGTTTCGTACCCGTGCTCGGCCGAGGACGGCCG
The Halomarina pelagica DNA segment above includes these coding regions:
- a CDS encoding DUF5518 domain-containing protein, yielding MAEGETLLNAVIGAIVTVVLSFVPLSPVIGGAVAGYLQRGDRRAGASVGALSGVFASLPLVGALLFLGGVLTFVPVIDTLTPLVGTVGVALVVGAFLAVALVAALLGALGGFIGVYVRQETRVGAS